One part of the Vicia villosa cultivar HV-30 ecotype Madison, WI linkage group LG6, Vvil1.0, whole genome shotgun sequence genome encodes these proteins:
- the LOC131614284 gene encoding PKS-NRPS hybrid synthetase cheA-like: protein MEVPLQICRKNETAIDTTDVFTTSQRFVTREEVIRWVKETGINNKVTVIIARSDTETGKRGRSNKVIFACDKGGKYKDKSETQSATKRCGCPFKIRSTPAKDGSGWKVDVKCGVHNHGLPDRLEGHSFVGRLTTDEKQHVADLTKRHVPPRHILTSLQERDPENVTRITQIYKHKSVIEAEIRGPRSEIQHLLKLIEEANYVYWSRKRDDCEVVRDIFWAHPDSVKLLNLFPTVLIMDATYKTNKYRQPLFEIVGMTSTELTFAVAFAYMECEQTESYIWVLDKLKQLFVKKDVVPQVILTDRDLALMKAVEVVFPTTHNLLCRFHINQNVGMKCKEYVMKDMRETIGTLWKDVVWASNEVEYGVRLQYLEQACFACTNFLDYVKNTWLIPHRQRFVGAWINRVLHFGNTTTNRVESAHWKLKQMLGNSLGDMVKVWEAMNSNLKIQIVSRAALRRIAEELSRLDYVLNSRETCGCTMRTSYGLPCACEMGRSIVVGIPLQIESVHLQWRILSMEGDLPLDEEAGSEVDMNNAIDELWRRFKSLDVVGKRALKSRVCEIAYPTTTSLCPPPEKIKTKGGVKRKGKKPVGYDVYRDPSGFEYADQASQCSQKQSQASQTSRKQSQSKKQSQAKDEDFTLQFPCHIRPYITEIVNVVADGNCGFRAIASWHGYSEDGWAMVRRDLDMELREKKDLYERLFGLSLSEVRNGLLIDHVGFQPPEKWLTLPEMGYLIANRYNIILVLLGNPCLTFFPMTTTFSPSAPTYCIGLVNKNHYLRVNMKEGFPLPPVTVDWMKFRLQVATSWMLGFAGRLQHWHHLTPMLPSRVNID from the exons ATGGAAGTTCCGCTCCAAATTTGTCGGAAAAACGAGACAGCTATAGATACCACTGATGTTTTCACAACTTCACAGAGATTTGTCACACGGGAAGAAGTTATCCGCTGGGTTAAAGAGACCGGAATCAACAATAAAGTGACTGTTATCATAGCGCGTTCAGACACTGAAACAGGCAAAAGAGGAAGAAGTAACAAAGTTATATTTGCGTGCGATAAAGGTGGAAAATATAAGGATAAAAGTGAGACTCAAAGTGCTACTAAGAGATGTGGATGTCCATTCAAAATCAGATCGACTCCGGCAAAAGATGGGTCTGGATGGAAGGTTGATGTAAAatgtggagttcataatcatggTTTACCAGATAGATTAGAAGGCCATTCATTTGTTGGTAGGTTGACAACAGATGAGAAGCAGCATGTTGCTGATTTGACAAAGAGACATGTTCCGCCTAGACACATATTGACTTCCTTGCAAGAGCGAGATCCTGAGAACGTCACTCGGATCACGCAAATATACAAGCATAAAAGTGTGATTGAAGCAGAGATAAGAGGTCCAAGAAGTGAGATACAACATTTGCTTAAGCTTATAGAGGAGGCGAACTATGTTTATTGGAGTAGGAAACGGGATGATtgtgaagttgtgagagatattttttgggcACATCCAGATTCGGTAAAGTTGCTGAATCTTTTTCCTACTGTCTTGATTATGGACGCCACTTATAAGACCAACAAATATAGACAACCTCTGTTTGAAATAGTTGGTATGACATCGACCGAGTTGACATTTGCGGTTGCATTTGCTTATATGGAGTGTGAGCAGACAGAGAGTTATATTTGGGTCTTGGATAAGCTGAAGcaattgtttgtgaagaaagatgTGGTTCCACAAGTGATTTTGACGGATAGAGATCTTGCTTTGATGAAAGCAGTTGAAGTTGTTTTTCCTACGACGCATAACTTGCTATGTCGCTTTCATATTAACCAAAATGTTGGGATGAAATGCAAGGAATATGTGATGAAAGACATGCGAGAGACGATAGGCACATTGTGGAAAGATGTTGTATGGGCTAGTAATGAGGTTGAGTATGGTGTACGGTTGCAATATCTTGAACAAGCATGCTTTGCTTGTACTAACTTCCTCGATTACGTGAAGAACACTTGGTTGATCCCACATAGGCAAAGATTTGTAGGCGCATGGATTAATCGAGTGCTTCATTTTGGTAACACCACGACAAATCG GGTTGAATCTGCACATTGGAAGCTAAAGCAGATGTTAGGAAACAGCCTTGGTGACATGGTCAAAGTttgggaagctatgaattctAACCTAAAAATCCAAATAG TATCGAGAGCTGCTTTGAGACGCATTGCAGAAGAGTTATCGAGGCTTGATTATGTGTTAAATAGTAGGGAAACATGTGGTTGTACTATGAGAACAAGTTATGGGCTACCTTGTGCTTGTGAGATGGGAAGATCGATTGTTGTTGGAATCCCATTACAAATAGAAAGTGTTCATCTTCAATGGAGGATACTATCTatggaaggtgacttgcctttagATGAGGAAGCTGGTTCGGAGGTTGATATGAAtaatgcaattgatgaattgtggaGAAGGTTTAAATCACTAGATGTTGTTGGAAAAAGAGCATTGAAAAGTAGGGTTTGTGAAATTGCATATCCCACAACAACTTCATTGTGTCCACCACCtgagaaaataaaaactaaaggcGGAGTGAAGAGGAAAGGGAAGAAACCAGTTGGGTATGATGTTTATAGGGATCCTTCAGGTTTTGAGTATGCTGATCAGGCGTCTCAATGTTCACAAAAACAATCGCAAGCATCACAAACTTCCAGGAAGCAATCACAATCAAAGAAGCAATCACAAGCAAAGGATGAGGATTTCACTCTTCAGTTTCCTTGTCATATTAGGCCATATATTACCGAGATTGTTAATGTTGTAGCAGATGGTAATTGTGGATTTAGAGCAATTGCTTCGTGGCATGGGTATAGTGAGGATGGTTGGGCAATGGTTCGTCGTGACTTGGACATGGAATTAAGAGAAAAGAAGGACTTATATGAGAGATTGTTCGGTCTAAGTTTATCCGAAGTGAGGAATGGATTGTTGATAGATCATGTTGGTTTTCAACCACCGGAGAAATGGTTGACACTACCAGAGATGGGTTATTTGATAGCGAATCGGTATAACATTATTCTTGTGCTGCTTGGTAACCCTTGCTTGACCTTTTTTCCTATGACAACAACATTTTCTCCAAGTGCTCCTACATATTGCATTGGCCTTGTCAACAAGAATCATTATCTTCgg GTTAATATGAAAGAAGGCTTCCCGCTGCCACCCGTCACGGTAGATTGGATGAA
- the LOC131612035 gene encoding uncharacterized protein LOC131612035 — translation MGEGVYLDTVLVPLSLFITIVYHAFLFYSIKNKPSRATYGIDRLRRNTWGHNLNQGDDKKAMLCIQSLRNTLMATILTATITILVNMALAALNNNAFNASHLFTSEFFGSKSDKIFLLKYGSASICLLISFLCSSMAIGFLIDANFLMNAYGDFLSGGYTQSVLEKGFTLAFVGNRIFCVAIPLMLWMLGPVLVFLASIALVCLLHEFDYVPKIPHSQKRCNNVK, via the exons ATGGGAGAAGGTGTTTATTTGGATACCGTTTTAGTCCCTTTGAGCCTTTTCATTACAATAGTTTACCATGCTTTTCTCTTTTACTCTATCAAGAACAAACCTTCACGTGCAACTTATGGAATTGATAGGTTAAGGAGGAATACTTGGGGTCACAATTTAAATCAG GGTGATGATAAGAAGGCTATGCTATGTATACAAAGCTTGAGGAACACTCTTATGGCTACAATTCTCACAGCAACAATAACAATTCTTGTGAACATGGCTTTGGCAGCTCTAAACAACAATGCATTCAATGCAAGTCATCTTTTTACTAGCGAATTTTTCGGTTCAAAATCGGATAAAATCTTCCTATTGAAATATGGTTCAGCATCAATATGTTTGTTGATTAGTTTCTTGTGCAGCTCAATGGCCATAGGGTTTCTAATTGATGCAAATTTTTTGATGAATGCTTATGGAGATTTTTTGTCTGGTGGTTACACACAAAGTGTGTTAGAAAAAGGGTTTACCTTAGCTTTTGTTGGGAATAGGATATTTTGTGTTGCTATTCCTTTGATGCTTTGGATGTTAGGTCCTGTGCTTGTGTTCTTAGCTTCCATAGCTTTGGTTTGTTTGTTGCATGAGTTTGATTATGTCCCTAAAATTCCACATAGTCAGAAACGATGTAACAATGTAAAATAA